The genomic segment CAATAACATGCTATGCATACCCCACTTCTAATTAACATTAAACTTCAGGGAACAAGAATAGAAACTGCTTACTACTTACTAGTTGCTAAGAACAATTTAGGACATGGTTATTTTAAAGTAGTCTGCTCTTGACTATAATTATGCCAAGTATTTTGCAAAAAGTATGGAGTAAAACAAATGGCAGACAAACCTGTTGAGGACTAGAGTACTGAGGGCCTCTCCATCCACATCCTCAGCCACAATGACCAGGGGCTTACGGTGCTGGTTGGCAATCTCCAAGGCAGGCACAATACTCTGGACACTGGATATCTTCTTCTCACTCAAGAGCAGATAGGCATCCTGGAACTCACACTTCTGAcctagagagaaaaaaggacagATACAATGAGTAGAAAACTTGGGATTCTTATAagaaatttatttcatttaaggGTGGGACACATAGGCTAACCTTTTGTTGTGTTGATGAAGTAGGGGGAGATGTAGCCACGGTCAAACTTCAAACCCTCAATGATCTCCAGCTCATCGTGCAATGTTTTGCCATCCTGTATGATATTGAGTTTTAGTCAAAACCAATGCTTAAGAAAATCTATTATTTACCAACTATCAATTAACCAAGCATGGAAACACATACCTTTACAGTGATGACTCCTTTCCGTCCTACCTTCTTCATGGCATCGGAGATGATTTTGCCAACCTCTGTGTCCCCATTGGCAGAAATAGTGGCCACCTACGTCAATGAAGCAAAAAGATGTTAAAgacaaatgaccaaaaaaatgcTACGCCCTACACACTTGAActcataacattaaaaatgtgtttatttatttaagtaacTGTACCTGGGCGATTTCCTCAGGTGTGGTGACTGGCTTGGACAGCTTCTTAAGCTCATTGATTATTGTTTCTACAGCAAACATGACTCCACGGCGGATCTCCACAGGGTTGGCGCCTTTGCTAATGGTGTCAAAACCCTCCTTAGCAATAGCGCGTGCCAGCACAGTGGCAGTGGTGGTGCCATCGCCAGCCTCCTCGTTGGTGTTGTTGGCCACATCCTGCACCAGTTTGGCCCCAATGTTCTTGTACTTGTCCTTCAGgtcaatacttttggccacCGTGACTCCATCTTTGGTGACCTTTGGGCTGCCCCAGGTCTGCTCAATGATGACTGTGCGACCCTGATGGGCAAGGCAGACATAAGCTATAATATAGTTTGGCCTAAAAACTAGCATATTCTTGAAGCCAGTCTGAGAAAACCTgtaacacacactgtaacagTACAAGAAAATACAAGTTCCAGCATGTCGCTGACTGCtaccctaaaaaaaaaaaaaaaaaaaaaaaaaaaaaaaaaaaaaaaaaaaaaaaaaaatcacaccatTGCCATCTTTACACTGTCAGCTGCTGACTTAGTTACTCTGGCCTGGCCTGCTACTTCACTAACCTTTGGACCCATGGTAACAGCCACTGCATCTGCCAGCAGGTCCACACCCTGGAGCATAAGGGCCCGGGCATCTGCTCCAAACTTTACGTCCTTGGCATAGGTGCGAGTGAGGTGTGGGGCCAGTGCCCTGCATACTGGCCTCATCTGTCTCATCACACTAGGCAAGCGCAGCATTTCTGAAGGGTGAACAGAAGGTAGTGTTAATTTtcactgagcagctgaagccAATTTGGTAAAGGAGTTTCATAATAAGCTGGTTTAAAGTGGAATTACATcggtttttcaaaatgttcaccTTGCAATGTcttgcatgtatccctccaaaGTGAACAGAATAAATAGATTAAATAAATGGATCAACAATGTTTTAGGACAAAACTTCATCACATATCAGAACACAATGTCTCATgctcaggcagcgtattcataaaTATTTTGTGTAATGACTTTCTGAGAGGAAGCTTTACTAGGCATTAAacttttcagacgtctggttcctaacaccagcactgtgaacaactcagattctgtaagtttctgtagaactgcaaatttcacctcaaaccactctgaactgcTTTGTTTTCGTCTCAGAAACAATCATGccgaataaaaaaaaaaaactggtagaattcccctttagctAATATAATGGTTAATTATATCATATTTCTTAAAAACCACAAAGCTGTAAACAACATCTCTTATATAATTAACAATCGCTTGTTTAGAAACAAGATTGTTCATTAATATCACACTTGattagctttttttaaaatcacaagATGGTTAATTCGTGCCCATCCTCTCAGCCCACGTGTGATGGGGTCACGCGTCACAAGGTCAAACTCTCCCGGCGTCATCATGGTAACAGCTCAGAGTACAGCAGCGGCGCTGAGAGCCACGCTGCCGGGACACCCCGGTGACAAGGCGGGCCCAAGGTGAAATATTCTGATGGATATCATACCTTGGCCGCGGCAGCACTGCGCTAAATCAAATCTGGACGTGTTAGACAGCCTCTGCTCGCTCTCTGACATTGAGAGGTCTCAGCCCCGCTTCGGCTCTCAGTGAAGATTCCAGAAACGAGCGGACATTATTTAAGTTGACCGTTAATACATAAACGCTACCGTTACATGAAGAACTAGCTTAGCTAAACGTCTACTTTAATGGCCCGCTCTCAGGTGTTAACACACAGCTTGAACACTGACTGAAAATGAACGATGTTATTAAGCACCTGGTGATGCTACGCTGATCGGAGATCTGATATAGTACAGTACTGATACAGGTAGTACAGTTAATTAATAGCAAGGTTATTGGTTAGTCAGCGGTCTGCGCTGTCTTTCAGGTGAACCGACTGTTTATTTCATTCAGCCCCAagtcctccttttagctaaggcgaggctgaagttagcttcttgttcgaatttcccgttccaccttaaatggtgcagcagttccagtCTGGCGTCTGAAGCACCAGCGCactctgcacaatttaaggtggaacaggaaagacTCGGAGggagccaacttcagcctcatgttAGAAGAGGTTAAACTGTACGTTTTATAAAAGTGAATCGCAAGCATcgggagggaaaaaaagtgaCAACTTACTGAACGTGAGCGTAGGAGTAGAGAAGGTGCTAGAAGAGCCGGACTGTTACAGCGTGACTTACAGCTCAACTAAAACCCAGCGCGCCACACACGTGGGCTACTTCATCCGGGTAACACACCGGCCCGCCCCGCAACATGATTCAACGACCTGTGTCTATCGATTAAATTCTTCTCCTTAGTGCCTTAACATAAAACATACTACTTGTTGCTTTATCATAAGACCATATTTTATTCGGCAACCAAAAATGTGCGGACAGTGTGTTCTGCCTTGCACTTTGTTGATGAAATTCAAAATTATGCTCGTTCCGGGGCGCCGACTTCCAGAAGTTTCTCAGCCGCtattggagaaaaaaagacgaGGTCAGGGGTCAGTGTTGTGAAACCACAATTCAAAAACGGAGCCCTTTTGCAGATTATAACAAGTCTTACTTCAACACCCGTCCAGCCCGTTCACTCAGTGAGAGCCAGCGTGTGCAGACAGTTTATTTGTTCGTGGAGATTTTCTTTCTAGAAGTCCAGCACGGCGTTTGTTAAAGGCGAGATTTTTCGCGCATGCGCGCTCGACTTCTAGAGATTTCTTCACGTGTTTCTCCGCTGTGAGCTCAGTGTGGCCCACTCGCTTCACTCCGCCGCTGCTTCAGCTCCTGAACCGCAACTACAGACATGGTAAGAAGACTAAACACTACAGTTGTGTTATTTCTGCAGAGAATTCACATTATCAACGGATTTGGTATAACCGTAAGGCTCAAATAGGAGCCAGCTAACGTGTAGCGCCGCACTCCTGTAGCTGCTCACAAGGTCACGGTTAGTGCTGTAATTCTCATGCGGACCCTGAAGCGTTGGTGACACTTGTCCGTTTGTTTCAGCTGAACGTGAAATGTTCTTGTGTCACATCTCTGTGCTTCATGCTTATGTAAGCTAGCAGTGTGTCCAGTATAGTGCTGGCGAGATTTCGGAGGTCTGAGTTAGGCGTAGCTACGGTTGGTTTAGTACCAAGTATACCGTTAACATAAGTACAAGTTCACACTGTGCATCGCGTCTACGCCTCTTCCTCAGCTCGCCCTGTTAGCTATTCGCCACACTGGACAATGAGAGCACTTGTCACATGGTCAGTGCTCTTATTCTATTGCAgctttttaaaggggaattcccgcgatattttaaaatgtctatAATTCATCTGTTGATGTATACATATAACAGAATCATGACTACAGACTGGTTTGGCGTGACTCcgatggtggtgataggatccAGGGGCcctgatgtctacaatgcaaatatagcctttttatttgctatccGAACCACCACTGAATCTTGTGagtttaatatgtaatgttgatgatcgTAAAATTAGTGGTAAGCTTGAAGAAATAACTTCTTTGGGGCCTTAGAACACCATTCATGTATCCATCCATTAATCCACCATGagtggattaaaataaatagagtaaaaactttatcacaacgctataataaaacagtgtctgagACATCAGGCTAGTATTCATAAGcgtttcatgtaataaccttctgtgagggagatctcagaggtggacgtctggttcctatcacattCACTATGACCATTTTTTATTCTTGAGTTACTCTAGAtcagagaatttcacaccaaaccactctgaacggctTCTTTTTGcgttttaaacatttaatcatggagaaaatgagaaaaatcagTTCCCCTGTTACGGTGGGGAGGAAGTTTAAATTTCTAAGTTTAAACTCTAAGCTTAGGTTTAAATTTCAGCAGATTTTgatgtttaaatatatatttatggcTTTATAAGTATCCCTTAAGCATTTAAATTCTGATAAGTACTTGATGTTTTTTATACAAGTGGCCACAGGGCTACATCTACACTGACAGAGGTGGACAGATTGTAGCTCATGTGGTTTAGATGGTTATCCTCTTAAttcaatttattacatttcacaAGCCATTCCTTGTTCTATTCCTGATCTCACTCTCTTTGGTATTGAACTAATTCCATAATGGAAAGTTGCTTTGTGTTGAACGTAATGTTGCTGAATAAAGGGATTTCTTTTTCGTGCCCACGTCTCTGCTCATCTGTACTTTATCAGCCAGTTGATTCCAGGATTTTCATAAGACTTCATGTGTGGTTCACACTTGAGGTCTTATCTTGGTGTCTGTGTCCTTTGTCCTTCACTGAAGtggtaaacatttacagaaccTCCAaattctctccctcctccctcatTCCTCACAGTCTACAGACCGTTTGTCCATACAGTTCTGTCCTCATGCACAAATGACCTTCACACAAGGACATGGAAACATCTGCTAACAGACATGCACCTGGTGTTGCAAAATCTTTATGTAAGGCAGTCTGAGTTAGATTGTTCTATCACTTTCCTGAACTTTCTACCTCAGCTCACCTCACTCGCACaggcattttttttcctctgggaCAAACTAAGACAAAAGTTTCTTTGTAGTGCAGTCATTTAATCTGCTTAAAAAGAGAGTGTCTCTAATTTAAGATGTAATACACAAGCTAATTTCCCAGccagaagacagacagaaagaaagaaatctacTTAGATGCTGTTTAATCTTTAAACACATGTCAGCTACATATGttgatttgcatttatttactgATGGGGagcaacaaaaatgtttaaaacagccTTAATGTACTGCCTCTTGCATGTTGTAGTCTAGTCTCCCCTAGTGGTGCTAATTTGAAATTGAATGTTGCTTTTATACCGTTATACAACACACATTCTTCTCACCTGACTATTTATTATCTTCACCCCCTGTGCAGGCTAAGGCTTTCCGGAAATTTCTCCCAATGTTCGACCGCGTGCTGGTGGAGCGGTTAGCAGCAGAGACTGTGACTAAAGGAGGTATCATGCTTCCAGAAAAGTCACAAGGCAAAGTGCTGCAGGCCACAGTGGTGGCTGTAGGACCAGGAGCCGTTAACAAGGTCAGAAATATCCCCTATGCTTATGTAGTTTATatggactgtttttgtttgaggAGGTTTCTAAATGAAATTCTATTGTCTTGTGTTTCAGAATGGAGAAGTAACACCCATCAGTGTCAAAGTTGGAGAGAAGGTTCTACTACCAGAATATGGTGGCACTAAAGTGGTTCTTGAGGAAAAGGTAAGCGTGTTATTTGGAACATCTGGAATATTTGGAATCATTCCATATTAAAGATAAAGCTTACCACCTAAAGAGTCTCTCACAAAAACCCATGTAGTAAAACATTGATAATATGACTGTATTGTAGCAAGAATTTACCCGTCTTGTTCTAATATCTCATTTCTATTTTCTTGTCTAGGACTATTTCCTGTTCCGGGATGCAGATATTCTAGGAAAATATGTGGATTAATGTGTTAGTGCTCATTGTGTAACCAGCCTTGTCATTCTAGAGGAGTGGAGAAAATGGTTGTTccacgttttgtttttttttctgtcatt from the Pygocentrus nattereri isolate fPygNat1 chromosome 6, fPygNat1.pri, whole genome shotgun sequence genome contains:
- the hspd1 gene encoding 60 kDa heat shock protein, mitochondrial, translated to MLRLPSVMRQMRPVCRALAPHLTRTYAKDVKFGADARALMLQGVDLLADAVAVTMGPKGRTVIIEQTWGSPKVTKDGVTVAKSIDLKDKYKNIGAKLVQDVANNTNEEAGDGTTTATVLARAIAKEGFDTISKGANPVEIRRGVMFAVETIINELKKLSKPVTTPEEIAQVATISANGDTEVGKIISDAMKKVGRKGVITVKDGKTLHDELEIIEGLKFDRGYISPYFINTTKGQKCEFQDAYLLLSEKKISSVQSIVPALEIANQHRKPLVIVAEDVDGEALSTLVLNRLKVGLQVVAVKAPGFGDNRKNQLQDMAIATGGVVFGDEATGLAVEDIQAHDFGRVGEVVVTKDDTMLLKGQGDAAAVEKRVAEIAEQLENTTSDYEKEKLNERLAKLSDGVAVLKVGGTSDVEVNEKKDRVTDALNATRAAVEEGIVPGGGCALLRCIPALDTLKPANDDQKVGIDIIRRALRIPAMTIAKNAGVEGSLVVEKILQGDAEVGYDALHGEYVNMVERGIIDPTKVVRTALLDAAGVASLLSTAEAVVTELPKEEKEMPGGMGGMGGMGGMGGGMGF
- the LOC108432589 gene encoding 10 kDa heat shock protein, mitochondrial isoform X2, producing the protein MAKAFRKFLPMFDRVLVERLAAETVTKGGIMLPEKSQGKVLQATVVAVGPGAVNKNGEVTPISVKVGEKVLLPEYGGTKVVLEEKDYFLFRDADILGKYVD